In Leptotrichia wadei, the DNA window TAGATTTTTTTAATCTTTCAATGTTTTTTTGACTATAGAAAGGGGCTGCATCTAGTTCAAACGGCATTTTTCTTTCACGAGTAAATTTTTTTGCAAAGATATTAAATGCTGTCCCTATTGAAATTCCTATGTCTTTACAAATTTCTTCCATTTCTTTTTTTGTATCTTTATCTATTCTAAAATTAACAACAACTTTTTCCATATAACATCAATTCCTTTCATTTGATATAATTATTATATCATTTAAAATTATTTTATCAATATTTTTAATAATATTTTTTTAAATTAATTACAATTTTTAAAATTTTTTGTTTAAAATAATTTTTTAGTTTCTTTTATTGTATCTTTCAGATATTTCATAACCCATATGAATAATAACGTTAAGTATTATTAAAAGTACCAAAATAATATAAAATTTATAAATAAAAAGTACTAAAACAATAAATTAAATAAAGTATTTTTTTGAGAAAAACTATAGTGTTTTAATTCTTATTTAACTAAACAAATTTTATTTAAATTTAAAAAATTAAGAATTTTATTCCCTTTTATTTATACCCTTTTTATATATATCTTTTAATTATACATATACTTTTAGAGCATTTTTTGAAAAAAATTGATATGCTCCTAACTATGATAAACATTGGGATTGCCTATTATTGAAAAAATTGTTTTTTGTGATTAAAAAGGTCATTTTGGGAAAATAAAAGGGGCAAAAAGGGAGAATAAAAAGGACATTTTGGGAATTTAAAAGGTCAAAAAGGGAAATTAAAAAGGACGTTTTGGGAAAATAAGAAGGTCAAAATTATTGAAATGCCCGTTTTAATATGGTAAAATAACTATAGAAAATAAATAAAAATGGGAGGACAATTATGGCAAATGAAATTGTTAAGTTTAACAATCAGTTTAATAATGTTGCTTTGAAAGGGTTTACAAGTCAGGAACTGAATTTATTAATTACCATTGCTTCCAAATTAAAGGAAAAAGAGGGGGAAAAAGTTACTTTTGATTTCTTTGACTTGAAAAAATATATCAAGCTGAATAAAAATGAAACAACAAAAGAGTTTATAAAAAATGTAATGAACGTCAACAAGAAATTATTAAAAATAAATTTTACATTCTACAATCAGAATAAAATAATCCAGTTTGCCTTATTCAAGTCTTTTGTAATTGATACGGATCTTCAGACTTTGGAAGTTTCCGTTAATGATGAATTTCTATTTTTGTTAAATGAATTGACTTCAAACTTTACACGCTTTGAACTGGAGGAATTTGTAAAATTCAAGTCTACTTATACAAAAGAATTTTATCGTAGAATGAAGCAATTCAGGCATACTGGAGTCTGGAAAATTTCCATAGATGATTTTAATAGACTATTAGGAATTTCTGAAAGCTATAAAATATCAGATATTGATAAAAGGGTTTTTCAGCCTATTTTAAGCGAACTTGGAGAAAAATACAACTTGAAAATAATAAAAAAATATTCAAAAAAAACAGGGCGTGGGAGAAGCAGTGTCAGTGGATTTGAATTTCATTTTAAAAAAGAAAATAGGAGAGTTGTTGAACAGGAAAACCTTGAAGAGATTAAACAGGCAGGATTTGACATAGAAAAAGTTAGGGAGCATAAAATAAAAGAAAAAATACAGAAGGAAGAAAAAAATAGGATAAATAAAGTATCCGATTTTTATTTGTACAGAAAAGTTAAAATGTACGACAGTTTTTATGAGCAGTACAATTATCTTGAAATTCTGGCATTCAATCAAAAAAATGATAAATTAAACGTAAAAATCAGAAATGTAGATGATAGCTATGTTCAGGACTTTACTTTTGACAGTTTCAAAAATTTTGAAAACTGGTTTAGGAAATATGCTATCTAACCTATTCAAAAATATCATCTAAAAAGCCCATATAACATCCATACAGCTCAAAAAATCAATTTTTGGTATAAAACTATGCCTTAAATGAAAATTTTAGCTTGTAGGGAGTATATGGGTGAATTTAGTATAATTAAAGTTTTTTGTATTAATTATTTAGAATGTATGAAAATGAGAGAAAAAATAATCGCTGTCTTTTACAACAACGATTATTTGAAATTTTATAATTCAACTCTCACTTTCAATTTCTAATTTAAAATTTTTCTGTATTAACTTTTTCTATTTTTTATTATTTTCAAGTAAATTATACAATTTTATTAAATCCTCGTTCAAAGAATAGTAATAAGTATCTAGAAACCAATCTTCAAAATATACTTCATTAGAAAAATTTAAATATTTATGCAAATCTGAATAAATCCTAAAATTAGAATTGAAATTAACTATAGATTCATACTCTTCTTTCTTAGAATAAATGTATTCTGCTACTTTTTCTATTTTTTTTAATTTATCTTGAAAATCATCTATTTTTTCCATCTTTTTTTTCATTTTTTCATATTCATGCAAATCTAAATAATAATTAAAATCTTTTGATAAATATATTATTACTTCTGAATCAATTATCTTTTTATTAAAAAATGTTGTTTCAGGAAGATCAGTAGTTGTAATTCTTGGAATAACTGATATACCCTTTGATAAATACATTTTTTTATCTAATTGTTTTACTAAATTTTTAATTTCATCACTATAATTTTTTAATTCATCTTCTTTTATAGTAAATTCTTTTATTTTATCTTTATCTATCAAAAGGGAGCAATTTGAAACCAAAAAATTTGATAAATTATATTCTTTAAGACATAAAGACAATTTTTGTTTCGTTTTTAATATTTTTATTTTTTCATCTTTCTCTATTTCCATATTTAACCAATTTTTATCATCTCTTATATTATTATTTATTCTAGCTATTTCTTTACAATTTACACTGATACCAATCAGAAAAAAAATAATTATTTTTTTTAAATAGTTCATTAGTATACACCTCTTTTTAAATTCTCTTTACCATGATTTATCATAGTTTTAACTTCAGTAGAGTTTGGAGTGGATGATTTTTCATATTTACTACCTTTTATTCCCGTTGTGTTAATCTCTTCTTTATTAGTTGGATAATCAAAAAACGGAATATTCAAATTCACAGTAGTTTGTGAATTTTTTTTTGCTTTATTCATTTTTTCTTCAAGTTCAATTCTAAAAAATTTGTAATAATCTGAATTTTTATCTTCTAATTTTTTTAATATTTCTGAATGTACAGTATCTATCTTACCCTCTTTATTATAAGCTGTAAAATTTTTATTTTTCAAATTATTTATAATTTTATTATAGAAATCATCTAATGAATCTGCTAATACAGGTACTTCAAATTTTCTTTCCCCACTAAAATGAATTCCATTTCCATCTCTATATATTTGATAATGAGGTGTTAATACTTCGTTTATGCCCTCTTGATTATGGGAACCATGATTCAATTCGTGTGAATAAGCTACATAGGGTATAAATGTTTCGTCTTGATCTCTTACTTTAATTAATCCTGTCTTTTTATCAATTCCATCATACACTTTATAAGAAATGTTTTTATATTTGTCTATATGATAGTCTATGCCTAGTATTGAATCTGAACCTTTTCCTTCTATTCCATTGTCTATCACAGCATCCTTAGGTGATACTGAATTCACATAGGCATTCCCCGGAGTATTTCTGACAAAAATTGTATTTTGATCCTTTATAACTCTTTCTATTAAATTATTTTCACTTGTATAGTTTTTTCCATCCCAAACTTTTGTATCAAATGTTTCATTTGAATTTTTAATTTCAGGTTCTCCATTCCAGGAATTTAAAATTTCTGCTTTATCTTCTCCTTTGTACATATAATTCTCATTAATAAAAGCTACCTTTCCAGTTATTGAATGTTTAGCTGAAGGACTTTTAACTTTTCCTTTTTCCCAAACTATTTGTGAAGATGATAATTTACCATCATTTCCAGCATACCATACAAAATCGTCTTCATCTATTACAAGTGGTCTATTTGTTAATTTTTGAGTATTTGCATAAAAATCTTTAAAAAATTGAGATTCCCATCTCATCTTATTAGCAATTTTATCAGTATCTTGAGCCACTATTCTTTCTAATGAAGCATTTTTTATTATATCCTGCGAAATTTGAGAATTATTTTTTAAATCCTCAATTGTTACACTAATACCAAATTTTCTGCCTATTTCTTTAACTTTTTCATCATCATTCAAATTTTTATTATTTAAAATTTCTTTTAAATTATTTTCTGCATTTGAACTTTTTAAAATTGTCCCTCTGATTATTTCGGGTATATTTTTTTCTGCTGTTGCCAAATCAGAATTAGAAATACCATATTTCTGAATTATTTCTTCTCCTATCTTTTTCTTGTTATCTCCGCTAGCATTTTTATAATCAGTTAGTTTATTCTGTAATTCACTTTGTAAATCTCCTGTAACACTTTTAGCTAAAAGTTCTTTACCTTCTAAATCCAAACTTTTTATAGAATTTGGCAAGTTATAACTTTTAATCCCTAACTTATCTTGTATTTCTTTTTCTAATTTAGAAATTAAGTTCATATCTTTTCCTACTTCTATAAAATTATCTTCGGCAGAGTGAACAACTTCATTTTGTTTTGCACTTCTATATATTCTAAGATAATTCGATATTTTTAACTTCTCTTCAATATCCTGATAACTAGCCAGCCTATCTTTTTGTTCCCTAGTCAATGTTTCACTGTTCCAGTTCAATCCTCCACCAGTTCTAGCAAGATAACCCTTATCCATTGCCTTCTCTATAAATCCTGAAGCTCTTGCTTCTCCAAAGTTGGCTAGTAGTTCTGTATCTTTACCAGTTACGTTATGTGTTAGTTCGTGTCCGAATACCGAATTTAAGTTAAAGTTGCTTACTGATGAAATATTGTCCGCATTTAGCCATATTGAGCCATCTTCAGCTACAAATCCTGCTGCATTCATTTTATTTTTGGCATTAGGATCATCTTGCGATACTTCTGAGTTGACATAGAAGTTAATTTCTAATTTCTTGCCGTTCTTTGCGAAAATTTCTCCATATTTATCCTGCATTTCCTGTGCTATCTGCTCTTTTGTCTTTCCTTTAGTGTCAATATAGCCTAGATTTCTTACAGTTTCCTGAACCCTTTCAGTTCTTAGGAAGTCAAGGAAGCCATTTTTTTCTTTAGAGCCGATTGTATTGAAAGCCGCTTTTGCCACAGCACCAACCGCTTCAATTTCATCCTTGGCTTTCCCAATATCCTCTTTCAGTTTAGCTGGATTAGTAAGATATTCAATAGTCTGGCTCTCTACATTGATATTGGTACTGCTATGAGTGTCCCTCGTTACTTCATTGGCTTTTCCTAAGTCCCTGTTTATTTGGCTTCCCTCAGCTCCTGCAATCTCAACATCTCCGACTACTGTATTTCTTGTGATTCCTTGCTTGTCCCTGCTGTCCTGATTAAATCCAACGTTTGTAATTCTCGGTTTTCCTGTTGAAATTCCAAGTGATCCGCCTGTTGTCTTCATTGTGTCGTGATTCTGAATATCTTTTCCAACATAGCTGTCAATCTTGAAAGTTGAGTTTCCTTCCTTTCCAACTACAGCTCCTGTATTTTCAAGCGTTCCGACGTGAAGACTACTTCCATTTCCGACAATGAATGTGCTTTGGTTGTCTACGAATGCTCTATCTCCATTTGTTCTGCTTCCGTTTATGTTTACAGAGCTTGGCACTCCATTTGCACTTATTCCAAGGCTCATTCCGCTTGAACTTCCAGTTGTGGTGCTTGTATTCTGTCTTGAAACAACTTCAACTTTTCCAATATTTCCAGTTAGTTTTCCACCTTCCTGATTAAAGCCATTTAATACCATTGAGCCTGTGTTGTTATGAACTTCATTTACATTCTTGAAGTTTCCGTTTGCATAGACAGTTTCAACTGTATTCTGGTTGCTTCTGCTTGTTGAAATGCTTCCGCCATTTCCAGTAGTCTGTATCTTATGTCCATAGCCAATTGTAGCTCCTGCATTTATTCCTCTGCTTGAACTGCTTGAGCTGTAGCTGTTATGAAGTTCCACGGCTTCCTTCTGAATGTTTGCCACGTTGTTGTAGATGAATGTTCCGCCCTGAGCCTGTGTTCCCTGATACGTTATGTTGTTTACATTATTGTAGGTAATGCTTGAATTTTCATTCATTGGCTTCAATGTAGTTACAGCCGCACCTTCAGTATGGGAGCTTGAACTGCTTTGTGAACGTGTAAATCCTGCATTTACTCCGATATTGGCGTAGAAGTTGCTGTTTGCCTGTGCGTCTCTTGCACCTTTTGCTCCTACGCTTCCGTTCACATAGTTTGTCTGTCTTGTCCCCTGATTGTCTGCTAATCCTTTAATTGTCCCAGTTACGGCGTTTACTGCTTCCATAGCTCCGCCTGCCGCATCTCCATTCTTGACTTGGCTTACAGCACCTGCAGCCTGTTTAATTCTATCCTTAATTGGGCTGTTTATTCCTGCCGATATTGTAAATCCGCTGCTCTTACTTGAAGTATGCACATCCCTTGTGTCAATTCTTGCACCATATTTTACATCGCCATTATTGATTTGGATATTTCCATATTCAAAGTTTGTGGCTGTAATTTCTGCACCCCTGTTTAATACTGAGCCATCTCCAACTTGAAAGTTTGATTTTGCATTTATTGTACTCTTTTCATCATATGTACTTTGTGATTTTCCATATCCTGCTGAAATTGTGCCGTGGCTTACTCCACCAGTAAATCCTTTGCTCTTGTTCTTTTCGTAGTAGCTGTTGTGCAGTTCTCTTGAGTCCGTTGTAACTTTTCCGCCTACAAAGGTGTTTTCTCCAAGAACGATGTTGCTTCCTATCCCTTCAACATTTCCTGTAATTACAGCATTCTTTCCAAGCTGTAAATTACTTGCAACGTTTTCTTCCTGATGAGATTTTATGTAATTGCTATTTGATGCAAAAGTGCTTTTATTACTTTGTCTTGATTCAATATCATAGGTGTTGATTACTGATTCAGCCCTTACATTTCCAACTGCAAGCCCTGTCGTGTCTTCAGCTATGAATGATGAGCCTCTTAGATTAAGGTTTCCAATTCTTCCTTCTGCTGAATTTGCAACTGCTCCACCGCCAAAATGTGTTGTTTCTGCATATTTTGAATAGTTGCTTCCACTTATTCCAAGCGTGCTCTGCCCTGATAATGATAATGCGCTTGTATTGAAGCTGTTTACATCAAGTGCCAGATGATCAGTCTTTAGCATTCCGCCTACAGAGTTATAGCTGTCAGCCTTGATGAAAGTTGTACCTTTTGAAGTGATTCCACCAATTGAGGCTATTTCCTCACGCTGAGATTTATCGTACTCCCCATAGTTAAATCCAGTTGTTCTTTTTGTGGTATTGTTAATCACATTCCCCTTTTCAGAAATCAGGGCAACCGCCTCTTCACCGTTAATCCGTCCGCCGATATTTTCAATATTTCCAACAGAACTTATATATGTCTTGTCTCCTGAAATTTCTGAAAGCAGGTTGTTAGTCGTCTCATTTCTTACAGTATTCGCTTCAACATAGGTAACTCCGCCATTACCCCATTTTGTACCATCATTTACAAAATCCTTGGTCTTGACATAAGTTCCGTTTATTCCGCCAACCCTGTTTCTAGTATCATCGCTTATGCTTTCCCTAGTCTTGCTGCTTAGATAAACTTGTGGAGCAAGGACTTCAACTCCATTTACATTTTTGGTTACATACCAGACAATATCCTCGTTCAAGTTATTTATCTGATCTTGAGTCAGTTCTTGCCCTACTGTAAGTCCAAGCCTTGTACCTTCAGTTGCGGCATTGTCCATCATTGACTGAATTAGCTCCTGATTAGATTTTCCATTTATGAATGATGTTCCCAACTTTTCAGCTAATGATCTAGTTAATAACTGGTTTTCATAATATGCATCTCCAAGCCGTCTGGTTCTATCCCATATTTCGGAATAGCCAACTCTTGAAGTGAAGTAGTCGCTTCCAAAATATTGCCCAAGACTTATGTATCTGCTTCTAGTTTCCAGCAAATATTTAGAACTTGGATTCATATTTGTTGTAAACATTGCGCTTGAAAGTATTGGATTTACGTCTATTCTTCCGGTATTTTTAATATCCTTAATCCCTGAATTGTTTCCTGCAATCTGAATTGCCCTGTCAAATCCATTGTTTACAGGATTATTTAAGTTTGTGCTTCCATTAACCTGTGAATTTCCGTTAAAGCTGCTGTTTACTTTAGACAGCAAGGTATTTCCTGCAGCCTGAACCTGCCCGTTGGCAGAACTTGTCCCTTTATTCATTCCAACTGAAGTTGAAGAAATCAAGGCTCTGCCAGTCGCTCCGCCATTATTTAATACTTTACCATTTCCAGCTTCTATTGGATTTTTTATGATATTTGGAGCATTTACATTTACTACTGCCCCTTCAATGATGGAAGGCTGTCCGCTTTCATATCCGATGCCGCCATTCTCTAAGTATCTGCTGTAAGTTCCGTTTGCGGAGCTCCTTCTGCTCCCGTGTCTATATGTTAAATACAGTTTTTCCTGTCCATTCTTTAACTGGACTGCATTCCCTAACGTTACAGAATTTTCAAAATTTGTTGCATTAATATTGACTAGGCCTCCGCCTGAAATTATGCTGTCCCTGTTTTTAAAATTACCTGAATTTATTGTAATATTTCCACTTGCTAAAACCTTACCATATTCAGTTGTTGCCCTGCTATCTATTTTTCCTGTCAAAGTATTTCCAGGTACTTCCGGAGTATTTGTTCTAGTAAGCTTTCTTCTCTGTCCCAATTTTGCTCTGGCAAGATCAGCATACTGAGAAAACAGCAGAGAATTTCCAGAATGTTTTGCAATCATGCTTTCAAGCCAGCTTCTCTGATGCCTTTTTACGCTGCCCCTGTCCCT includes these proteins:
- a CDS encoding replication initiation protein codes for the protein MANEIVKFNNQFNNVALKGFTSQELNLLITIASKLKEKEGEKVTFDFFDLKKYIKLNKNETTKEFIKNVMNVNKKLLKINFTFYNQNKIIQFALFKSFVIDTDLQTLEVSVNDEFLFLLNELTSNFTRFELEEFVKFKSTYTKEFYRRMKQFRHTGVWKISIDDFNRLLGISESYKISDIDKRVFQPILSELGEKYNLKIIKKYSKKTGRGRSSVSGFEFHFKKENRRVVEQENLEEIKQAGFDIEKVREHKIKEKIQKEEKNRINKVSDFYLYRKVKMYDSFYEQYNYLEILAFNQKNDKLNVKIRNVDDSYVQDFTFDSFKNFENWFRKYAI
- a CDS encoding two-partner secretion domain-containing protein is translated as MRGKSKILRKLTAALLLNVFSFNILADGLQVDPNSRYNTSLDRSQNGVPVVNISTPNGRGVSINEFLEYNVGREGQVLNNADNIGRSHLAGIINANPNLGPNQAANLILLQVNGANRSQIEGYIEALSRQKVNVILSNENGIYLNGAGTINIKNFIPTTGKVKLKDGDVIGIDVEKGRVVIGANGFDATNTDYVNVIAKAMELQGNLVGNKVDVTLGENTVDSSGTVTSKNGINSVAIDASNLGSMYAGQIKIVSTDKGAGVNSNGLIYSRDTKLEITADGKINVAKIKGNGIEINGTEYAQSELASSDKGININAAKIKLDGETQANEDINLNGNVENKSNIYTGGNLNTLDMINSGNINASGNITAKDFRNSLATVLSGGNFNVKNLDNSGNIQVSGITDINGKFDNTGALTSVKRISVLGNVASTGNILTNEDLTARNTVTSGTVAAKNLKVDNLTNDGKISANGNLLAKDIKNTGEILTNGNLTAKNVSSMGDITVVGKVSADSLKSSGSLRTNEDLSINGKFDNDGTVETSKNVAVSGDINNTGKILVSGNLSGKNTVSSGVIASKNVVVDNLKNDGKITAGENITAKKVTNTGDIAAAGTVSSDDMATSGTVKANKTVTVSGKLENDGTVETAEDVKVSGSIRNTGRIASNGDLTGKDTINSGTISSKNVTAGNLQNDGKIIANGDLKAKNVKNTKDITAVGTVSSDDLVTSGNVRANRKITVSGKLENSGAVETSKNISVAGNIKNDGRIAANDDLAGKNTENNGNIYVKNLEVNNLKNTGKVEGVNLKTDDIANSGDITAIGKVSGENIDNSGKLLANDTISAKNIKNATSSSKIAAGKGITGERIDNSGTFATNGDIKGTNSLVNSGTVDGKGIDILGADFVNSGKINADNIKANVTNTRNDGFIYSGKDIDLTTNTLINTKEITAVNNVNAANANVTNSGKIASNNRVLLDGSAIANTGEILSGEILMRNAQRFDNTGTIKGNNVELGINQDINLTGNLHGQHRLKISANNITNNGNTTGTGLIEINSNDFTNNRELASDTVIVNGRGEVVNNSMITGNNGKVSGRNITNNDLIAFDNYLEMNVQGKVQNNKGKAIYGGQALAIKANEIMNDEAEILGGNMDLNAAKITNNVGTIQSTGNITITSSDFQNIGRVSNLGSYEKYYETWDGRRLSEAEVLNGWIVNEPDFQHRSRDRGSVKRHQRSWLESMIAKHSGNSLLFSQYADLARAKLGQRRKLTRTNTPEVPGNTLTGKIDSRATTEYGKVLASGNITINSGNFKNRDSIISGGGLVNINATNFENSVTLGNAVQLKNGQEKLYLTYRHGSRRSSANGTYSRYLENGGIGYESGQPSIIEGAVVNVNAPNIIKNPIEAGNGKVLNNGGATGRALISSTSVGMNKGTSSANGQVQAAGNTLLSKVNSSFNGNSQVNGSTNLNNPVNNGFDRAIQIAGNNSGIKDIKNTGRIDVNPILSSAMFTTNMNPSSKYLLETRSRYISLGQYFGSDYFTSRVGYSEIWDRTRRLGDAYYENQLLTRSLAEKLGTSFINGKSNQELIQSMMDNAATEGTRLGLTVGQELTQDQINNLNEDIVWYVTKNVNGVEVLAPQVYLSSKTRESISDDTRNRVGGINGTYVKTKDFVNDGTKWGNGGVTYVEANTVRNETTNNLLSEISGDKTYISSVGNIENIGGRINGEEAVALISEKGNVINNTTKRTTGFNYGEYDKSQREEIASIGGITSKGTTFIKADSYNSVGGMLKTDHLALDVNSFNTSALSLSGQSTLGISGSNYSKYAETTHFGGGAVANSAEGRIGNLNLRGSSFIAEDTTGLAVGNVRAESVINTYDIESRQSNKSTFASNSNYIKSHQEENVASNLQLGKNAVITGNVEGIGSNIVLGENTFVGGKVTTDSRELHNSYYEKNKSKGFTGGVSHGTISAGYGKSQSTYDEKSTINAKSNFQVGDGSVLNRGAEITATNFEYGNIQINNGDVKYGARIDTRDVHTSSKSSGFTISAGINSPIKDRIKQAAGAVSQVKNGDAAGGAMEAVNAVTGTIKGLADNQGTRQTNYVNGSVGAKGARDAQANSNFYANIGVNAGFTRSQSSSSSHTEGAAVTTLKPMNENSSITYNNVNNITYQGTQAQGGTFIYNNVANIQKEAVELHNSYSSSSSSRGINAGATIGYGHKIQTTGNGGSISTSRSNQNTVETVYANGNFKNVNEVHNNTGSMVLNGFNQEGGKLTGNIGKVEVVSRQNTSTTTGSSSGMSLGISANGVPSSVNINGSRTNGDRAFVDNQSTFIVGNGSSLHVGTLENTGAVVGKEGNSTFKIDSYVGKDIQNHDTMKTTGGSLGISTGKPRITNVGFNQDSRDKQGITRNTVVGDVEIAGAEGSQINRDLGKANEVTRDTHSSTNINVESQTIEYLTNPAKLKEDIGKAKDEIEAVGAVAKAAFNTIGSKEKNGFLDFLRTERVQETVRNLGYIDTKGKTKEQIAQEMQDKYGEIFAKNGKKLEINFYVNSEVSQDDPNAKNKMNAAGFVAEDGSIWLNADNISSVSNFNLNSVFGHELTHNVTGKDTELLANFGEARASGFIEKAMDKGYLARTGGGLNWNSETLTREQKDRLASYQDIEEKLKISNYLRIYRSAKQNEVVHSAEDNFIEVGKDMNLISKLEKEIQDKLGIKSYNLPNSIKSLDLEGKELLAKSVTGDLQSELQNKLTDYKNASGDNKKKIGEEIIQKYGISNSDLATAEKNIPEIIRGTILKSSNAENNLKEILNNKNLNDDEKVKEIGRKFGISVTIEDLKNNSQISQDIIKNASLERIVAQDTDKIANKMRWESQFFKDFYANTQKLTNRPLVIDEDDFVWYAGNDGKLSSSQIVWEKGKVKSPSAKHSITGKVAFINENYMYKGEDKAEILNSWNGEPEIKNSNETFDTKVWDGKNYTSENNLIERVIKDQNTIFVRNTPGNAYVNSVSPKDAVIDNGIEGKGSDSILGIDYHIDKYKNISYKVYDGIDKKTGLIKVRDQDETFIPYVAYSHELNHGSHNQEGINEVLTPHYQIYRDGNGIHFSGERKFEVPVLADSLDDFYNKIINNLKNKNFTAYNKEGKIDTVHSEILKKLEDKNSDYYKFFRIELEEKMNKAKKNSQTTVNLNIPFFDYPTNKEEINTTGIKGSKYEKSSTPNSTEVKTMINHGKENLKRGVY
- a CDS encoding type II toxin-antitoxin system RelB/DinJ family antitoxin yields the protein MEKVVVNFRIDKDTKKEMEEICKDIGISIGTAFNIFAKKFTRERKMPFELDAAPFYSQKNIERLKKSIEQMEKTGGTVHEIDYD